A single region of the Biomaibacter acetigenes genome encodes:
- a CDS encoding oligosaccharide flippase family protein, whose product MNHWATETIFLATAHFAAGIIGFFYRIFLSRSLGPQSMGIYQQVLSFYGTTITLMTAGIPVSVSKLIAEIHAGKTVNRSSEIVASAFFLTSSFSILGAVFLIVLSTALNRPVLLLILPAAVFVGFSSVLRGFFLGIQKTVPIRWSILGESLVRTLFGVIVIKSLVLAGLEGETRGAVTALAVGELVSLAVLAAFYKKCAGNPGKMHIKINNLVSILTIAIPVSLSQIIGSLSGSLEALLVPKSLEISGLSASDSMAIYGKTAGMVLPLLYFPALFTMSLSSNMIPRIAAALSKKNNAYAFRLSEQALTLTSLFSFAVSGFFIILAKPIGDVLFSGFSLETLIMGFAAGIPFFYAEHVLMALLRGTGNNNIPLVNSINSFLITNILLFLLVKKPYIGINGYSLALITASSVSIFISLYYLEKTFNRKFNAVKIIIKPLMCGLFMAFILKHTYLPLKTLGLPEIVCIGADFLLGATGFLVLAMAMGMSLKSYK is encoded by the coding sequence ATGAACCATTGGGCAACCGAAACCATTTTCCTTGCTACAGCCCATTTTGCCGCAGGAATAATAGGATTTTTTTACAGGATTTTTCTATCCAGGAGCCTGGGGCCCCAGAGCATGGGCATTTACCAGCAGGTTCTTTCTTTTTACGGCACAACTATTACCCTCATGACCGCAGGAATTCCCGTTTCTGTTTCAAAACTTATAGCGGAGATTCATGCAGGAAAAACTGTAAATCGAAGCAGTGAAATAGTGGCATCGGCTTTTTTTCTTACCTCGTCTTTTTCCATTCTTGGGGCTGTCTTTCTCATAGTTCTCTCAACTGCGCTAAATCGCCCTGTTCTTCTCCTTATACTGCCCGCTGCAGTATTTGTCGGATTTTCCTCAGTCCTCAGAGGCTTTTTCCTTGGTATACAAAAGACTGTGCCTATAAGGTGGTCTATTCTTGGAGAAAGTCTTGTCCGTACATTATTCGGTGTCATTGTAATAAAAAGTCTGGTACTGGCGGGCCTCGAAGGGGAAACTCGGGGTGCGGTAACAGCCCTGGCAGTGGGAGAACTGGTATCCCTGGCGGTACTTGCCGCTTTTTATAAAAAATGTGCCGGAAATCCCGGAAAAATGCATATAAAAATAAATAACCTGGTAAGTATTCTAACAATAGCCATACCTGTCTCCTTAAGCCAGATAATCGGTTCGCTATCCGGTTCACTGGAAGCCCTGCTGGTGCCAAAAAGCCTGGAAATTTCCGGACTTTCGGCCTCCGATTCCATGGCAATCTACGGAAAAACCGCAGGCATGGTGCTTCCTCTTTTATATTTTCCCGCGCTCTTTACCATGTCTCTTTCATCAAATATGATTCCAAGAATAGCCGCGGCACTGTCCAAAAAAAATAACGCCTACGCTTTTAGATTGTCCGAACAGGCACTTACTCTGACCTCCCTTTTTTCTTTTGCGGTTTCCGGATTTTTCATAATCCTGGCAAAACCCATAGGGGATGTGTTGTTCTCAGGGTTTTCTCTGGAAACATTGATCATGGGGTTTGCGGCCGGTATCCCCTTCTTTTACGCTGAACACGTGCTTATGGCACTTCTGCGGGGCACAGGCAACAACAACATACCCCTGGTAAACTCCATCAACAGTTTCTTAATTACAAACATCCTACTGTTTCTGCTGGTCAAAAAACCCTATATAGGGATCAACGGTTACTCCCTGGCCTTGATAACCGCATCCTCGGTGTCTATATTTATAAGCCTGTACTACCTCGAAAAAACTTTCAACAGAAAATTTAATGCGGTAAAGATAATAATAAAACCACTGATGTGTGGTCTGTTCATGGCTTTTATTTTAAAGCACACTTACCTGCCGCTGAAAACCCTGGGTCTTCCGGAAATCGTCTGTATAGGCGCCGACTTTTTGCTGGGCGCCACTGGTTTTTTAGTGCTGGCTATGGCCATGGGAATGAGTTTGAAAAGTTATAAGTAA
- a CDS encoding Na+/H+ antiporter NhaC family protein → MVTIRKGFVWGIIILLILSFAIPAFGEGEAAKAEKPAHYGFLSLLPPVLAIGLAMITKEVLSSLVIGIAAGALTLTGGNIIEAFKKAMELLINTAGDPSWNFRVLLFTVLLGAIIGMVSRANGPQAFGRWAEKHIKSRSISLFITWCLGVLIFMDDYFNCMTVGTALRPVTDRFKVSRAKLSFIIDSTAAPVCTLVPVSTWVAYVASLMVPLFEQYKLNLNPYTVYVQMIPYDFYPWLIVLMVLVTSFTNLEYGPMAVSERRALSGKGLWDTNIMKNPPGDEFASLEKSEKGSAIDMVGPLLGLIVIMLFAMAYSGGFFEGKAGFFTAVMNSDSATSLVWGATITVILSAIFYSVRGVVRLKDSMEAVIQGAKSMMVALFILSLAWTIGKTCQELGTGVYVSSIMSETFPTWAVPVTVFLISAFIAFSTGTSWGTWAIMIPIVIPLVVAMKIDILPCIAAVLSGGVFGDHCSPISDTTIMSSTGGACPHIEHVNTQLPYALTAAITSAVGFLMLGFFDHPFVVWFITIALFFVVVYIMHKVWTGESPVKPQKALPADQEK, encoded by the coding sequence ATGGTGACAATCAGAAAAGGTTTTGTATGGGGTATTATCATTTTATTGATTCTGTCTTTTGCTATTCCCGCTTTTGGCGAGGGTGAGGCAGCTAAAGCAGAAAAACCGGCCCACTATGGTTTCCTGTCGCTGCTTCCGCCTGTTCTGGCCATAGGGCTTGCCATGATAACCAAAGAAGTTTTGAGTTCTCTGGTCATAGGTATAGCTGCAGGGGCACTCACTCTCACTGGGGGTAATATCATCGAGGCTTTCAAGAAGGCCATGGAGCTTCTGATCAACACTGCCGGGGATCCTTCCTGGAACTTCAGGGTGTTGCTGTTTACGGTGCTGCTGGGAGCCATTATAGGTATGGTTTCCAGGGCTAACGGTCCCCAGGCCTTCGGGCGCTGGGCGGAAAAGCATATAAAGAGCAGAAGCATTTCACTGTTTATCACCTGGTGCCTGGGAGTACTAATATTCATGGATGACTATTTTAACTGCATGACCGTTGGAACAGCCCTCCGGCCTGTTACCGACAGGTTCAAGGTATCCAGAGCAAAATTATCCTTTATAATAGATTCTACTGCCGCACCCGTGTGCACCCTGGTGCCGGTTTCCACATGGGTGGCCTATGTGGCATCATTGATGGTGCCGCTTTTTGAGCAGTATAAGCTGAATTTAAATCCCTACACGGTTTACGTGCAAATGATTCCCTATGATTTCTATCCATGGCTCATAGTCCTGATGGTGCTGGTCACTTCATTTACAAACCTGGAATATGGCCCCATGGCTGTATCAGAAAGGAGAGCCCTTTCCGGTAAGGGTTTGTGGGATACAAACATCATGAAGAATCCTCCCGGTGATGAATTTGCAAGCCTGGAGAAATCTGAAAAGGGTTCGGCTATAGATATGGTGGGGCCGCTGCTCGGGTTGATAGTTATTATGCTCTTTGCCATGGCTTACAGCGGCGGGTTCTTTGAGGGCAAGGCCGGGTTCTTCACCGCCGTTATGAACAGCGATTCTGCCACATCCCTGGTATGGGGAGCTACTATAACAGTTATATTGAGCGCCATTTTCTACTCGGTGAGAGGTGTTGTGAGGTTAAAGGATTCCATGGAAGCGGTCATTCAGGGAGCTAAATCCATGATGGTAGCCCTTTTCATACTTTCCCTTGCATGGACCATCGGAAAGACATGCCAGGAGCTGGGCACCGGAGTTTATGTTTCCAGCATCATGTCTGAGACCTTCCCCACCTGGGCAGTGCCTGTGACGGTATTCTTAATATCGGCTTTCATCGCTTTCTCTACCGGAACTTCATGGGGTACCTGGGCTATCATGATACCCATAGTGATCCCTCTGGTGGTGGCTATGAAGATAGATATACTTCCCTGCATAGCGGCGGTATTGTCCGGCGGCGTTTTCGGAGACCACTGCTCTCCCATTTCCGATACCACCATCATGTCATCGACGGGCGGCGCCTGTCCCCATATCGAGCATGTGAACACCCAGCTGCCATACGCTCTGACTGCGGCCATCACATCGGCTGTGGGATTTTTGATGCTGGGATTCTTCGACCATCCCTTTGTGGTATGGTTTATAACCATCGCCCTGTTCTTTGTGGTTGTATATATCATGCATAAAGTCTGGACCGGCGAATCTCCGGTAAAACCCCAGAAAGCACTTCCGGCGGACCAGGAGAAATAG
- a CDS encoding GerMN domain-containing protein yields MKRTRLFAIIIFIAVIILAGCDAQSAADNETPTSDQKNPAVVYEGQDQSRVLVYYVKDGFLVPVTLGVEPTKEPVKAALNLLFSGLVPQGFENKLFNVKLKSYNIAGDTASVDLSSEFLKDDDKEFKKDQLVLTLTEFDDIKKVKVSVEGKPLDGLYERPSLINQIALPEEGKLPSTEVSASGSVKAQTDDTWLTVYYVDKDKKYIVPVTFKSSKIQVKTDQKGEIIPPTPEERAKAAVEQLIEGPVGIKNLTGIFPGEVKLKDFYIKDGIAYVDVSKDLIMSFSKDAEYEKIAVDSVVQTLTSIDEIDKVRFLIDGKEIPSIAGHTNISIPIPRLKWYNIIE; encoded by the coding sequence GTGAAAAGGACGAGATTATTTGCAATCATTATTTTCATAGCAGTCATTATACTGGCGGGGTGTGACGCTCAGTCTGCTGCCGATAATGAAACTCCGACGTCGGACCAAAAAAACCCGGCGGTTGTTTATGAAGGCCAGGATCAGAGCAGAGTCCTCGTATACTATGTGAAAGATGGTTTTTTAGTTCCGGTAACCCTTGGTGTTGAACCCACAAAAGAGCCCGTAAAGGCGGCTCTGAATTTATTGTTTTCCGGCCTGGTACCCCAGGGCTTCGAAAATAAACTTTTTAATGTTAAATTAAAAAGTTACAATATCGCCGGAGATACTGCTTCGGTCGATCTTTCCTCGGAATTTTTAAAAGACGATGATAAGGAGTTCAAAAAGGACCAATTGGTCCTGACTCTCACAGAGTTTGACGATATTAAAAAAGTTAAGGTTAGCGTGGAAGGAAAGCCTCTGGATGGCTTGTATGAGAGGCCGTCTTTAATCAATCAGATAGCTTTGCCGGAAGAAGGCAAACTCCCATCGACGGAGGTCAGTGCTTCCGGCTCCGTAAAAGCTCAGACCGATGATACTTGGTTAACGGTATATTATGTTGACAAAGATAAAAAATACATTGTTCCCGTTACTTTCAAATCTTCCAAAATACAGGTAAAAACTGACCAGAAAGGTGAAATCATCCCACCCACTCCGGAAGAAAGGGCAAAAGCCGCCGTGGAGCAACTCATTGAAGGTCCGGTGGGGATCAAGAACCTGACCGGCATATTTCCAGGGGAAGTCAAGCTAAAGGACTTTTATATAAAAGATGGCATTGCATACGTAGATGTGAGCAAAGATCTTATCATGAGCTTTTCAAAGGATGCCGAATATGAAAAGATAGCCGTAGATTCGGTGGTGCAGACCCTGACTTCTATTGATGAGATAGATAAAGTGCGGTTTTTGATAGACGGCAAAGAAATCCCCTCCATCGCCGGCCACACAAACATCAGCATCCCCATCCCCCGCCTGAAGTGGTATAACATAATTGAATGA
- the pepF gene encoding oligoendopeptidase F, which translates to MSKLPSREEIDPKYKWKLEDIYESDDLWEKDFKRVKERLKELQNFRGRINSAENLAGVLKLKDEIGQMADRLFTYARMRRDEDNSRGKYQALADRAMGLSVEVAGSLSFIEPEILALDREKLMGFLKEREDLKVYGHYIDDLLRMKDHILDADKEKMLADAGEMAEAPGDIFRMLDNADIKFPVIKDDEGNELELTKGRYINFMESKNREVRKSAFEALYTTYKGLINTLAATASANVKRDIFYKNQRKFNSSLEKSLFADNVPVKVYENLIDTIHRRLDLMHRYIKIRKKALHLDELHMYDIYVPLVKDYDKKVSYEEARAMVMEGLSPMGKEYVDILKQGFNSGWIDVYENRSKTGGAYSWGCYGTHPYVLLNFQGKLNDVFTIAHEMGHAIHTYYSFSHQPYVYAQYPIILAEVASTCNEAIMINYLLERAKQKEEKMFLLNHFMEQFKGIVYRQVMFAEFEKMTHEMAESGEPLNAEVLNKVYHELNVKYYGRDIVVDEQIDYEWARIPHFYTSFYVYKYATGFSAAIAISEKILKEGSRAVERFKEFLSGGSSDYPLELLKKVGVDLTEPKPVMDALQVFEKLLDEYESLM; encoded by the coding sequence ATGAGCAAACTTCCCTCCAGGGAAGAAATCGACCCGAAATACAAATGGAAGCTGGAAGATATCTATGAAAGCGATGATCTCTGGGAAAAGGACTTTAAAAGGGTAAAGGAACGGTTGAAAGAACTCCAAAACTTCCGCGGCAGGATAAATTCCGCCGAAAATCTAGCAGGTGTATTGAAGTTAAAAGATGAAATCGGGCAGATGGCCGACAGGCTTTTTACATATGCCAGGATGCGTCGGGATGAGGATAACTCCCGCGGAAAATACCAGGCTCTGGCGGACAGGGCTATGGGCCTCTCGGTGGAAGTGGCCGGCAGCCTTTCCTTTATTGAACCCGAAATACTGGCTCTTGACAGAGAAAAATTGATGGGCTTTTTAAAAGAGCGGGAGGATTTAAAAGTCTACGGCCACTACATAGATGACCTCCTCCGGATGAAGGACCACATTTTGGATGCTGATAAGGAAAAGATGTTGGCCGATGCGGGGGAGATGGCCGAGGCCCCAGGCGATATTTTCAGGATGCTGGATAATGCGGATATAAAATTTCCTGTCATCAAAGATGATGAGGGCAATGAGTTGGAGCTCACCAAGGGCAGGTATATAAACTTTATGGAAAGCAAAAACCGGGAAGTGAGAAAGTCCGCCTTTGAAGCCCTTTACACCACATATAAAGGCCTCATCAACACCCTGGCCGCCACCGCTTCTGCCAATGTCAAAAGGGATATATTCTACAAGAATCAACGAAAGTTTAATTCTTCCCTGGAAAAATCTCTTTTTGCCGACAATGTACCGGTTAAAGTCTATGAAAATCTGATAGATACTATTCACCGGCGGTTGGACCTAATGCACAGGTATATTAAGATCAGGAAAAAGGCGCTGCACCTTGATGAACTCCACATGTATGATATTTATGTACCTCTGGTGAAGGATTACGACAAGAAGGTGTCCTATGAAGAGGCCCGGGCTATGGTGATGGAAGGCCTTTCACCCATGGGTAAGGAATATGTGGATATATTAAAGCAAGGGTTTAATTCCGGGTGGATCGATGTCTACGAGAACAGGAGCAAGACCGGGGGCGCCTATTCCTGGGGATGCTACGGCACGCATCCTTACGTGCTTTTAAATTTCCAGGGCAAATTGAACGATGTGTTCACCATTGCCCATGAGATGGGCCATGCCATCCACACCTATTATTCTTTTAGCCATCAGCCCTACGTTTACGCTCAATATCCCATCATCCTGGCTGAAGTGGCTTCTACCTGCAATGAGGCCATCATGATAAATTATCTGCTGGAAAGGGCAAAACAAAAAGAGGAAAAAATGTTCCTCTTGAACCACTTCATGGAACAGTTCAAGGGCATAGTATACCGACAGGTGATGTTTGCGGAGTTTGAGAAGATGACCCATGAGATGGCAGAAAGCGGCGAGCCTCTTAATGCCGAGGTTTTGAACAAAGTTTACCATGAACTGAATGTGAAGTACTACGGGAGGGATATAGTTGTCGATGAACAGATAGATTATGAGTGGGCCAGGATACCCCATTTTTATACCAGTTTCTATGTTTATAAGTATGCCACCGGCTTTTCGGCGGCCATTGCCATTTCTGAGAAAATATTAAAAGAGGGGTCTAGGGCGGTGGAAAGATTCAAGGAGTTTCTATCCGGGGGAAGCTCCGATTACCCCCTGGAGCTTTTGAAGAAGGTGGGGGTTGACCTTACCGAACCAAAGCCGGTGATGGACGCCCTGCAGGTTTTTGAAAAACTGCTGGATGAATATGAATCATTGATGTAA
- a CDS encoding glycosyltransferase → MSKKILIIYEKMGMGHLRMANILEDILNGSGDVRIFKLAGSELSGSSDVQGIVYLWNLFIRKNWIKAVDILVNFIIRIVGVPIIEVMNTKPFLGKLEQIDPDIIISTADGFNRVLGTYAREKNIPFYIFLTEVSVFSDLVNPYATHICYFKETVEAIRSYDFQLTYFSFVLNRATGFLRKILYVLKNYNDYIIHAYKNSIYSNPDKNLPQRNNARCEVIGPLAEKKHFTYKNPEFIKQKYNIPKDVPNVIIASGSIGGQFLMDMVNIISSECETPLNLLVMCGLDRQMYQRMLEVKKSGNHLKHINIMPFEYTDSFNEFLAVADCLIARPSAGIFIESLINRIPQITFTLATSNDRGAITLMQKYETGEVCKRPKDLVHALNKILNNRDRYRHNIEQLLSMYYITYEEKKAKLRELILNVR, encoded by the coding sequence GTGTCAAAAAAAATACTGATTATCTACGAAAAAATGGGCATGGGCCACCTGCGAATGGCCAATATCCTGGAAGACATCCTGAACGGAAGCGGGGATGTCAGGATCTTCAAGCTGGCAGGCAGTGAGCTTTCGGGGTCTTCGGATGTTCAGGGAATCGTTTACCTCTGGAATCTTTTTATCAGGAAAAACTGGATCAAAGCAGTGGATATCCTGGTGAACTTCATCATCAGAATAGTGGGTGTACCTATCATCGAGGTGATGAACACAAAACCTTTTTTAGGCAAGCTCGAACAAATAGACCCCGATATCATCATTTCTACCGCCGACGGCTTTAACAGAGTCCTGGGCACCTATGCCAGGGAAAAAAACATACCCTTTTATATCTTTTTGACCGAAGTATCGGTCTTCTCCGACCTTGTAAATCCTTATGCCACCCATATATGTTATTTTAAAGAAACGGTAGAAGCCATCAGAAGCTATGACTTTCAACTCACCTACTTTTCCTTTGTTCTAAACAGAGCCACCGGTTTTTTAAGAAAAATTCTTTATGTGCTAAAAAATTATAACGACTATATTATACACGCTTACAAAAATTCCATTTACAGCAATCCAGATAAAAATTTGCCTCAAAGAAATAATGCCCGCTGCGAGGTCATAGGGCCTCTGGCAGAAAAAAAGCATTTCACTTACAAGAATCCAGAATTTATAAAGCAAAAATACAATATCCCGAAAGATGTTCCCAATGTCATCATCGCCAGCGGGAGCATCGGAGGCCAGTTCCTTATGGATATGGTGAATATAATCTCTTCGGAATGTGAAACACCCTTAAACCTTTTGGTCATGTGCGGCCTTGACCGGCAAATGTATCAAAGGATGCTGGAAGTCAAAAAATCCGGGAATCATTTAAAGCATATAAACATCATGCCCTTTGAATATACCGATAGTTTCAACGAATTTCTAGCTGTGGCTGACTGCCTTATAGCAAGACCTTCGGCAGGGATTTTTATAGAAAGTCTCATAAACAGGATTCCACAGATAACCTTTACTCTGGCCACCTCCAACGACAGGGGTGCTATAACTTTGATGCAGAAATATGAAACCGGTGAAGTCTGCAAAAGACCGAAGGACCTGGTGCATGCTCTGAATAAGATCCTGAACAACAGGGACAGGTACCGACACAATATAGAGCAGCTGCTCTCCATGTATTATATTACATATGAAGAAAAAAAGGCCAAGCTCAGGGAATTGATATTGAACGTACGGTAA
- a CDS encoding DUF92 domain-containing protein, whose protein sequence is MAKDLTGMIISIVFVFAVILVSEILRKVYKLGNEFTRKFVHIGVSHWWIAAMFLISDMRYAVIPPVLFVLLNYYSYKKNLFKSMERQENSDLGTVYFPISLIILILLTWKGGLLGGDYRYLGALGTLVMGYGDGFAAIIGKNFGKQKYNIFKSCKSLEGSVTMLVFSTLVSAVLLSIFRGFDIYNLRTSIIIAVVATLAEAFTPFGADNITVPAITTLTAYYMTVLQSRAMFLFIYMACIGFLLSFLIALAAYRRKSLTLDGSVGATFLGTVIYATSGLFGSALMILFFISSSLLSHFKKSLKAKVVRQFEKTGHRDIFQVFANGGIGLIYSVLFYITKNPSFLLLLGISFAAANADTWATELGILNRSNPVSLRTLKRVEKGTSGAVSLLGTTAALLGAGFIGIFTALGFKLVDIRSLGFTYIQSFAMVTLGGFAGSLIDSILGATVQGVYYSDELEGETEKRIYNGKPTLLVRGFRLINNDIVNFLSIALSSALFARMI, encoded by the coding sequence GTGGCAAAGGATTTGACCGGTATGATTATATCCATAGTATTTGTATTTGCGGTGATTCTGGTATCGGAAATATTGAGGAAGGTATACAAGCTCGGAAACGAGTTTACCAGGAAATTTGTACATATTGGGGTCTCCCACTGGTGGATAGCGGCAATGTTTCTCATAAGCGACATGAGATATGCCGTTATACCACCGGTTTTATTTGTTCTTTTGAATTATTATTCCTATAAAAAGAATTTGTTCAAGAGTATGGAGAGACAGGAAAACTCGGACCTCGGGACCGTTTATTTTCCCATATCCCTTATAATATTAATTCTTCTCACATGGAAAGGAGGTCTCCTGGGAGGAGACTACAGGTATCTTGGAGCACTGGGAACCCTGGTCATGGGCTACGGTGACGGCTTTGCGGCCATCATAGGAAAAAATTTCGGAAAACAAAAATACAATATATTTAAAAGCTGTAAAAGTCTTGAAGGCTCAGTAACCATGCTTGTTTTTTCAACACTGGTATCCGCTGTGTTATTAAGTATTTTTAGAGGATTTGACATATACAATCTCAGGACAAGCATTATTATAGCAGTTGTTGCCACCCTGGCCGAAGCCTTTACACCCTTCGGAGCAGACAACATAACAGTGCCTGCTATTACCACATTGACCGCCTATTATATGACCGTCCTCCAGAGCAGGGCCATGTTTTTATTTATATACATGGCGTGCATAGGTTTTTTGCTGAGTTTTTTAATAGCCCTGGCCGCTTACCGCAGAAAATCTTTGACCCTGGATGGCTCCGTGGGGGCCACCTTTTTGGGAACGGTCATATATGCTACTTCGGGCCTGTTTGGTTCGGCTCTTATGATACTGTTCTTTATATCCTCCAGCCTTCTGAGCCATTTTAAAAAGAGCTTAAAGGCAAAGGTGGTCCGGCAGTTTGAAAAGACCGGGCACCGGGATATATTTCAGGTATTTGCCAATGGCGGCATAGGCCTCATCTATTCCGTGCTGTTTTACATTACAAAAAATCCCTCTTTTTTGCTGCTCCTGGGAATCTCTTTTGCGGCGGCCAATGCGGACACATGGGCCACCGAACTGGGCATACTCAACCGCAGCAACCCGGTTTCGCTCAGGACCCTGAAGCGTGTGGAAAAGGGGACCTCGGGGGCTGTGAGCCTTCTGGGCACTACGGCAGCACTGCTGGGGGCTGGTTTTATCGGGATATTTACGGCACTTGGATTCAAGCTCGTAGATATTCGGTCACTGGGATTTACATATATCCAGAGTTTTGCCATGGTGACACTGGGAGGTTTTGCGGGTTCTTTAATTGATTCCATTCTTGGCGCCACGGTACAGGGCGTATACTATTCCGATGAACTGGAAGGTGAGACTGAAAAAAGGATTTACAACGGCAAACCCACCCTGCTGGTACGGGGTTTCCGGCTTATCAACAACGACATAGTCAACTTTTTGAGTATAGCTCTTTCCAGCGCCCTGTTTGCAAGGATGATATAA
- a CDS encoding redox-sensing transcriptional repressor Rex, with translation MSEEIKKVSMAVIKRLPKYHQCLGKLLRQDVERISSQELSQLLGFTASQIRQDLNNFGEFGQQGYGYNVESLYNEIAKILGLNTVHNMIIVGAGNLGQALANYEDFETHGFKILALFDVNPRLIGLKIRGIPILDADEMDYFINRNDIDIAVIAVPSDRAPKVVEILTKTSVKGIWNFSTAEISTGKNIIVENVHLIDSLFTLSYRMNEEKLEERILKQKMKKVLNR, from the coding sequence TTGTCTGAGGAAATTAAAAAGGTATCTATGGCAGTTATAAAAAGGCTGCCCAAGTATCACCAGTGTTTGGGAAAGCTTTTAAGGCAGGATGTCGAGAGAATATCATCTCAGGAACTCAGCCAGTTGCTTGGCTTTACCGCTTCACAGATCAGGCAGGATTTGAATAACTTCGGTGAATTCGGCCAGCAGGGATACGGTTATAATGTGGAAAGCTTATATAATGAAATAGCAAAAATACTGGGACTGAACACCGTCCATAACATGATCATAGTGGGTGCCGGCAACCTGGGACAGGCCCTGGCCAACTATGAGGATTTTGAAACCCATGGATTCAAGATTCTGGCGCTTTTTGATGTTAATCCCAGACTTATTGGTCTCAAGATCAGGGGCATTCCCATCCTTGATGCGGATGAAATGGATTATTTCATAAACCGGAATGATATAGATATAGCTGTAATAGCCGTACCATCGGACAGGGCCCCGAAGGTGGTTGAAATACTTACTAAAACCTCGGTTAAAGGAATATGGAACTTTTCAACGGCGGAAATTTCGACAGGGAAAAACATAATCGTTGAAAATGTACATCTAATTGACAGCCTGTTTACTTTAAGCTACCGGATGAACGAGGAAAAACTTGAAGAAAGAATATTAAAGCAAAAAATGAAAAAAGTTTTAAACCGGTAG